Below is a genomic region from Ziziphus jujuba cultivar Dongzao chromosome 7, ASM3175591v1.
AAGCTTAAAACcttaaagactaattttcttCTTTCACTAAATCTCAATGCAGTTCTACACATTTCTTGAGACAAGTCTAGTGACTTTGTCATTACTTCCACATTTTATAGCGTTTTTCAGTGATGGAGAAATACCTGGAACTCCTGGGACCCTTGCCACTACATTTCTTGCCTTTGGTAATATCCGATTAGCTATTTTTCCAACTTCTGGTTGCATCTGTATTTTGTTTAACCCTTGTGCTTTTATCTGCAGTTTTGAATCTCGCATTTGCATTGAGTGTTATGGGGTTCTTGATCATGCATATATCATTGGTAGCAGCAAATACCACAACTATTGAGGTAATATTTCTTGCTTACCTTAATGTGTCTGTTTTTTGAACTAATAAGCCATCTCAAGGCCAGCCAAATCTTAATCCTAAACTTATAAAACTAAGAGAAACTAACCCAAATCTCTCCCCAAGTCACCAATACAAGTGGGCCTGTATTACTTAATAAAAAGTTAaccaatattcatatattttggcATATGTCATGCATCCTGCTTTATGACCATACAATGCCCTTGCTTGTGAGTGAGTATGTTGCATTTTGAATTGGGTGCTTATCTTATTATGTGATCAGGCTTATGAGAAGAAAACAACCCCAAAATGGCGCTATGACCTGGGTCGAAAGAAGAACTTTGAGCAGGTGAATAGACTAGAAGCATCGCAACTTTcattttcttcaatagttttcaTTGCTTGGATATTTCTCTGGTCTGTTTCTTTATGTTTGCTTGTGCCATGCTTCTGGTGGGATTGATTGCATTCATAACCATTAaactataattttgtatatgcaTTTGTCAGGTGTTTGGGACAGACAAGCTGTATTGGTTCATCCCCGCATATTCAGAAGAAGATTTGCGGAGGATGCCAGCGCTTCAGGGTCTTGAATATCCATCAAAGCCTGATTTTGATTCGCAGGAGTTCTGAGAACCATCAGTACGTCATGTCTGAAAGATACAAATTTTCCCTGTAACAATAGATTGGGGGCCCCATAACACGTTCCTTTACCGCCATTACTGATCCAACAGCTTACTACACTCGTCATTCATTCCCACGGGCATCTTCTTGTAAACAAATGGTGGAGagagggggggagagagagagagagagagagagagagagaggaggggggggggggggggtagtGTACAAGCATGCAACAAGAGGAAGATGTGATAGGTTGCAAAGTAGCGGGGATGGATTGACAGTGGGGATGGATTGATAGGTTGGTGTTACtttcatgtttatatatatatatatatatatatatatatgtagggaaCTTGGTCCCTCTAAGATGGAAATGCAACCTTTTTATCATGTGGTGGTATACTGATTTTCCTGTAGATTTGTGCTTGATGTGAATGGGCAATATAGAATCTATCACAACCAGTTTTCTTCATCTATCACTTCAACTGAGTTACTTTGCAATTACCCTTCTCCTTATGGTATATATAGTTCCGAATTTCATCCTTACAGTAAAAGTTTGTACCATTTCATCAGGATTTTTGggctcaatatatatatttttttttcatagaatCTACATACACAAATGGATCCTCTTTGGGACAAATAAGTTATTTGAATAACTTAGcaagaaaataatatagaaGAGATgagtaataataatagtaaaaactCAAAAGTCCTATATTTTACTTCCTTCTGATAGTTTTAACTTCAAATTTCATTCATTACAAAATCACAGCTAGcggatgcaatttttttttttttcttggccagaagtatattttctttcaatttttcattGAATTGGCTCGCGACCCTGGTAGGCagaaaaacaataaagaaaaatatgatgactcaaaaaagaaaaagaaaaattaaaaatgagtgaaacaagattttatttatttatttttatttgctgaaaaTAAGTGAAATAAGATTGAACATTCTACTTTTCGTTTTTATAACTCTTTTGGATGCAATGGAACTGACATtggactttttaaaaataacaaagataaaaataaaaatagaacatTCTAGCTTTGGCGAAGAAAATTGAAGTTGGGTACGTGTCGTGGTCTGGCTCTTTCTACATCTCAACCATTCATAGGACAATTGCTGTATAAGGTGCCCGCCAAACAGAAGCTTGTAGCGCATTCAGGTTCCTTCTCATATTCAGTCTGATTTGCGAATATTTTTTTCCTCGCAGGTTAGCGCTCTCTTTCCTTGGAATTAGGCAAAGGTTTTAATTATCTATTATTTTCTCGGCATTCAAACAGCTTTAAAACAGAACTTGATCACTTTTTATTGATTCGATGATTATCTGTGAAAATCTATCTCGTTTAACAAATACCGAAATGACCAAGATGATGAATCATTTGGTGAATTCTCATTTACTCGTTTTCTTATTTTGTAGAAAAAGGatcttctcttttattttttggtttgcaTTTTCTGTGTGCTTAATTAATTCTGTAGCTTTTAAACTCTATTAGAAAATGAACTTTGGATTACTTCATCATATTGggtttctctttgtttttgtttgttattataaattatttttcaaaggtGTCAAGCACGGACAATATGCAGAGGGAAAGAGAGAGGGAAGACGATTTTTTTCATTCCGATGAGCCGCTAGCTAGTTTCGATGGGTTTGGTGGCTTTGGTTCCAGAAGTATGTTCTCTAGCCCTTTTGGTGGGAGGGATCCCTTTAACGATCCCTTCTTCTCTCGCCCATTTGGTACTGCTTCTAGTCACACTCATACTATGGAGACGGGTACGGAAAAGGGTATTGTAATAGAGGAACTGAATTCCGATGAAGAGGAACTGGAACAGGAAGATAGAGGCCAGGCCCCTGGGGATGAGAAAATTTATAGTCGAAAGTATTCCGGATCAAGCAAAGAACCATCTGTTGAGCATCCAGATGATGTTGGAGATGGTAATTGAActtgtatattttattgttatatgttCACCTTATGCGCCaggtttctatatatatatagatattgaaTTGGTTTACTAGTCTCTTACTATTTATGATGTGGATGAAGCAGAGAGGAAAAGCAAGAATGTGACCTCTCAGAATGAACCAAACAAGGCCAAAGGGGAACAGCACCAGAATCGTAGCTATAGTTTTTGCAAAGTCACTTATGGTGGTGTTGATGGAGCATATTACACCTCCACAAGAACTAGAAGGGGAGGTGGTGATGGGGTGAGTAACAGCTTCACTTTGTGGCAATTCACTTGGTACTGGCTTTATTAATCTAGCTTGTCATTGTGATTTTGATCAGATGATTGTCGAGGAGACCAAAGAAGCAGATAAAACAACATGTCAAGCAACACATAAAATCTCAAGAGGAATTCACGATAAGGTAACTTTTATTGGTTTGTTTGATGGCATTGATGCACTAGTCATAAGCATGCCTAAATACTTTCTCCAAACTATGGTTGTTTAGGATTACCCTTTTTATGATTTGATGACCCAGATAATTTTTGAATGGTCGATCCTCTGATTTACTCTTTGAAAGTAGTGTTAGTTGCAACCATGGAGTGAATTAACACTGGTGTTGTCCTGAATGAATAACATAAAATCAATAGTCTACCATTTGGCTTGCAATGTTCATGTCTGATGCCGCTGAATCGTACGTTTTGTACAGTGATTCAGTAGAGCAATGAAGTTTATTGTTTCCTCTCTGGTGGTTTATTCGATCTATCTCAACTCTAACGTGCAAGTATCATGGAAGGAAACAAAATTTAAAGTAGCCAAGCAACTTTTCTTGGGATTGATATGATTGCATTTCTTTTGTAGGGTCATTCTGTCACAAGGAAGCTTAAATCTGATGGTAAGGTGGATACATTGCAAACTTTACACAATCTAAATGAAGGTTGGTTCATGCTGTCCATTGCGATTACAGAATATAAAATTATACGCAGCAATTAAATTTACGATGATATTCTTTTACCAGATGAGCTTGCTGGTTTTGAAGATGCGTGGAATTGTAATGTCGAAGGACAATTACCTGGCTGGAAAGCTGGATCCGGTACACATGATTTTGCAGGTAGAATGTCTGATTGTAGATATGGTCATGGTTCTATTTCCACCTCCCCAATTCTAATTTTCTCTTTGTAACTCTTTTTAAGTATAGTTCTTTTCTACTTAGAAACCTGGgaagaatttattttgattaagacTTTGCTGTATAAAGGAGTTGCTTTTGACATATTGCAGTTGTTACAGTTGATAAGCTAGTATTCTAGGAAAGCTCTGGGATTATACTAGTAATCTAATTGAAAAACATTACTCTGAAAATGCAGGTTCTAGCAGCAGCGAACACAGGGGAGGGACAAGCTGGGGGAGTTGGCTGCTTCCAGCAACAAAGCAAGCTGAAAAGACCAGAGGAGCGGGAGCAGAAGATCAAGCCAGAACCAGCGGTGGTGGAATAGGGAAAAAAGTTGTTAGAATTAATATAGAATAATCATTGAAATGTGTCGCAATTAGTAGTAATGAGATCTGGATTGGTACTATTGCCaccccaattaaaaaaaaaaaaaaaaaaaggaactctGGATTGATTTAAAGTCAttggtaaaaattaatatatggagAAGTACTAATGTCCTACATTGGTATTATTGCCCAATTGAGTAATGAGATCTGGGTTGGATACGAAGTCTCTGGTGAAAATTGATATTGAACACAGCTTGTCATCCTACGTGGTACTAATATCCGATAAAGTAATGGCATGTATACTTATTTGTTTGACACCTTTATAAAGTCAGAGTGCTCGAGGAAAGTTTAATTTCATTTCTCCTCTTTGGTTAGAATTAATAACACAGAGAGCTTTTCATCTTGCATGGTACTAATGTCCAGTTGAGTAATGACATGTGTACCTATTGTTTGATACCTGTATAAAGTGGCCAAGGGAGTTTCCCTTCTACGTgcccatttctctctctctctcgctgctaaatcaattttgattttataatggTACAGAGTCGGAGAACAAAACAATGATAATTCAAAATCAAaccaattttgttttgttttaatggAAGGGAAAAAGCAGCGTAGTGCGATGAGGTCTTGTACAGGAAACGATGATAAAAGCAAGCGAATCGCAATCATAAGCTCTCACAGAGCACTTCCATGGCTTCTTCAGCGAAAGATGCTGCTCCCCTCTGATTCTCCAACTATGTACTGTTCTTCCCTTTTTCAATCagattatttttacattttcgtTTTCTTACattcattattttccaattaagtGGGGTTGGctcttttttccccttcaatCATATCCAAGtgctgattatttttttttataaattttttgtgaTGATGATGTGTTAGGATATTGAATTGTTGTCATCTTTTAATTTCCATCCAAGAATGCCATTTCTCAGTGCCTGATGTTGATTACTATAATTATGACAATTACATTTTGGCAGAAGTTTTGTGATGCGATAACTTTCGTTTTGGATAATAGTTCATTTGATTTAGAGATAAATTGCCTGCTCTGGTTTTCATAATTGATAAAGAAATAAGTTCCAGTTGAGTTATATTAGGATTTTAATTCCTCTACTTTGAATTCATAAATAGAGATGAGTCTCACTCATAACAAAATATCCGGGTTGGATTGGTATTTTAGCAGTTTGcaatttacacttttttttttttcttttcattttgagCCCGAAATGCtcattttaaattgatgaattttCTGTATTAACATACGACTGACAATGTTCTTTTACTCAATTACCTTTTACAGCTTGGTGTTGGCTTCCTTTCCTACAAGCTTGGTGATAGTAACAGTAGAAGATAAGATCATTGTAATTATTGTAAACcatataaacaataattttaataaaataagtacgattttttttatgggtgtttttggGCAAAGAGAAATGCCTGGGCATTGACCGAGGTGCTCTTCCCCCCCAGTTTGCGTCTTTGTGGAAGGtgtttctctcttctttctgtctctctcatttattttctttccctttctatttttccttcttcaatttctctttgtttctgTTTCTGCATTTCcttctcctctttctcttttgctttttctCTCCTGCCTATCTTTCTCCATTTTGGTtttcttcactttttcttttcttttttttttttttttggttatatctctttattttttctcactgctttttctttatgctttttatttccatttatttctctattttctttcaCAACACCCGCTACTTCCTTTATGGTTTTCTTCTCTGTTTCTATTTTTAGCTTTCTCTTactgctttttttttctcttgcactttttctttctatttataTCTTCGTAATTACTCTATGCTTTATCTGTAGTTTGCTTTCAAAGTGAAGTTACTGTCAtaggtaaattatttattccacatgctatatatataaatgcctggtttctttttaaaaaactaaatattaatatactTTATTAGAACTATaaactaaatattaatatactTTATTAGAACTATACTACTGATCATAGTCTATATACaaaataaggggaaaaaaaaaacttttatacaacagaaaaaaaagtaaacaaataagaaattagTAAAGATCAcatgaatacatatatatatatatatatatataatcaataaaagagaaaatactAAACAGTTAATTCTTCAACAAAAAAGAAACTCCCTAAAAACAtggaatataataaataaaaaaatcaaaacacaattaagaaaaagtataaaagtactttttttggaagaagcataaaacaatttcttttttttttctttttttttgaagaaaaaaaaactagaataagaaattgaaagaaCAAGTTAAGAAAACTAGAACCAGCTAAAGTAAAAAActtacaaaattttgattttgttctaaattaatatcgctatattttaatctatattattattattattattattataagaaaattaaaaaattaaaaaaaaaagaagaaaaaaactagTCAACCAGCTTTAAgtaagaaatttataaaattttgatattgttcaaattagtattattagtGTTGGTAGTTTTAAATATACCTTTATTAAAATTGTTCgtttaatattattaagaaaCTTTTATTAGATTTgttattgtaataattattaaaaaaaactaaaaggctaaaacaaaatttataaatgaataCATTATATcataaacttaaaataaataggaaaacaaattctacttttttttaaataaaaaaaaatttaccttaaaaaaaaacacttactGAATAAAAGACTTACTATTTTACCAAAACTAAAGAAGGATAAAAGaagttaaataaaatagaaaacaaaaaggcaTTTTATAGCTTGTGGGATAAATGAAATGAAGATAGAAGAGAGAAAAGTAGAGAGATGAAGATAGTTAGGGCGGGagatctttctttcctttttttttttttttttttttccccccctcggGAGTAAGGAAATAGTGTATTTCATTTCATTAATTTGTAAATTCAGTTGCAATAATTAAcattatttcatttcattttgtcATTATTTCTAACATCACTATTAACAAGCAAGTAAATTAGCACTTTCTATCAAAGCAAGCATCAAAATAGCACTTAATTTTCTACGGGGTCTCACATACGAGCGGTTatgaactcaaaaaaaaaaaaaaaaaaaaaaaaaaaaagttataaaactccgaagatgatgatgaatttGAAGTTGAACGACCACTAAATTACGGATATTCGTGCATTGCCAAAGCCTACCCTGGAGTTTCAGTATGTGCTCGCTTGAAAATCTGTTTGAAGTTTGAACAAATAGgttctttataaaaattttctatATGCAGAGAAGGCCATGGTGCGGTTTAGTTAGTAAGTACACATTGATAGCTCCCGTCATAAGATGCACATCTCTAATTTCCAATCTTTGATAAAAACtaggaaaatattttttgtattagaTTTAAATGTATATCAAAATACAATGTAAACAAATAAGGCACGagaagccaaatatattaataaaaactaatattttaatgaGGGTAGGCTCTGATTCTCAATGCAAATGAATGCAGAGCAGCGTGATCAGTCTTAGATCTCTGTGTCGGTTCTTGGTAGTCTGCAAATTAAAGCACCTTtgctttttatattgttatcttAGTACCTCGTCTTTTAGCTACAATACCTGAATTTATTAACATGTCTTATTTTTTCTATCCTCTTctccatcaaaattttaatatgaatttccTGCTTTTATCCTGTATTTCTCAATCAAAAATCACATCTTTAGAATCGATGTCTgtaagaaatttatatatatatatatatatatatagatagatacatAGGTGTTGTAGCAGAAGAAATTAGTAGTAGATGCATAGGAGTAAGgtaattaatcaaactttaaGGTCTTTCTGCCTAAGTTAGCTGCAAAAACTTTTAATGCATGTACACACTAATGTTCAGGGAGCCGAGGACATAACAGCTAATATGTGATTAATATAGGGTGCCATAGGACAAGAAATATGAGTAATTTATACGAACAAGTGTTTGCTTTTAATTGTTGCTACTACAAATTAAACAGCTAAAGTGGTATAGATATAATATTTAAGGAGGTCATGATGGActtgtatattaattatatatcaattttatttgtcaAGGGACAAAAGGCTTGTGGTGGGGGTGGGGTGGTGTTGTTGGGAGCAAATTCTCATAAGGGACAAGTAGGTGACATGTCGGATGCATGCTTTTCAACCCTAGTTTACTTGATTTTTATAGCAAATTAATGCTCTTAGAGGCCTTGGAATCGAATAGCTTTAGTTATAAAACTTTAGTGGTGCTAGCTCTCGGAGACAGCCATGGCTTAAGGGCTTTCattctttccattttcttttcagATGAGAATCCATTCATACATTGATTTTCTGGTCAAGATGCATGAACAGGTTTTGCAGTCTGGTTGTgcaaaaaaccaagaaaatatTGATGGTTTTGAGTTTGGTGGCATATGGAATATGTTCCATGCATGAATACTATCTAATTCAGTCAACGACAAACAaaagctttttatttatattttccctGGACAttggtttccaccatcttttcATGCATGCTTGTACATCAAGAAATGATTATAAGAAactaaaactatattatttattcaatatatataatatatgacatatataatttattcaatatatataatatatgacatTGTATATTTTGTGCATATGTCAAACGCATTAGTTGGGTTTCAAATTAGTTTGAACTAACTTGCTAATCtgtatatttcttgaaaagaTTTGCATTTACAACTCGAGAAATATTACATTGTCGAATTACTTAAGAACAAGTATTTCAATGACAATTTCACgaatttatcttcttttctttaaagGTTGTGCAAATTAATGACTATATAATCCATAAAATTAATTGAGTATAAAGTTAGAAACACAGTTGTCTgcatgaaaataattaattactcaTATTGATCGAGCTATATTAGCAATATTAATTTCATTCCTTGCTTACAAGATAGCCTACTCGATCTCTTAATTTctaaatgtaaaaaattaaaaataacagacAATTTAATTCTATTTGCAATCTAgtacattttttaataaaggTTTTTCAACGTTGCCAGTTGTCATGGAAGAATCTTTATTCAATAAAACCCTCCCTCAGTTACTCCCattccaaaacaatttaataaaatgagCCCCCCTACCCTCCTCATTTTCCAAACAAATGCATATAAAAGCCAATGACTCTCCAACTCTCAGAATCAATGCTAAACTCTCTTTCCTCGGCGAATCAGAAACAGAGGAAATTGAACGAAAAAATGGCTGGTTGGTCTGCTGAGAATGCCACAAAAGCTTTCCTCAGAGCCTTGAAAATGGTAAGccaatattgaaaatatttgtcaatgtataaaattcaagaattttAGAGTCACCTAGCTAGTTAATAATTTCTTAATtgaattttgtgttttattaactttttgcAGGGAAAAGTTGGCAAAGAGCCTGATGTCGGAGAGTTCATATCAGCAATTGCAGCAGGCAACAATGCACAACTCATGGTGATGGTCTGTGCAGGCATTGCTGGATCAACGACCGCATTAGCATTAGTCGCTGCAGCGCATCAAACCGGAGGCCGTGTTGTCTGTATTCTACCAAGGCCAGACGGATTGCAGGCCTCCAAAATTGCACTTGGAAACTACTCCAACTCTGTTGAGTTTGTAACTGGGGAGGCCAAGACCCTACTGTTGGATGACTATAAAGAAGCAGATTTTGTGCTTATTGACTGTAATATTCACCACCCAAAAGAGGTTTTTCAAGCGGCAAAGAAAAGCTCAGAGCTTGATGGAGGTCTTGTTGTGGGTTACAATGCCCTTCACAGGGAATCTAATTGGCAGAGCGATCATGAATTGAAGGCACATTTTCTACCCATTGGAGAGGGCTTGCTGGTCACTAGAACTGGTAAGAGGCATGGTGGTGGTGGAAATAGAAGGGGTCATTGGGTGGTTAAAATAGATAAGTGCACTGGGGAAGAACATGTATTTAGGATTAGAGATCCACAAAAGAAATGGATTGAAGCTTGAGGGGTTGCTGTTAGATCTAAACAACCTTAATTTGGTCAACATTGTGGCTAGTTATGAAAAAGAAGTTAGGGGCTTGATTTTTTTGGTCTTAACTTCTAGCTGTTTTACCCCAAGTTGTAGATAAGAAAGTCATGTATTATCCATCTCTGGctctttgattttttgttttgagtAGCCAAAGATGGTGTATGTAAATTTTCTATAAGACCATTATATGAATGAtgttttacaatatatatatatatatatatatatatttttggtggcTTTTTCCCGAATGATGGTGctcaaatttttttctaattaccgattaatatatacatataacactGCGAGTACGCGTTGAGATTCGATCTGCtttttgcccctttttttttttt
It encodes:
- the LOC107435682 gene encoding uncharacterized protein LOC107435682 isoform X2 → MIICENLSRLTNTEMTKMMNHLVSSTDNMQREREREDDFFHSDEPLASFDGFGGFGSRSMFSSPFGGRDPFNDPFFSRPFGTASSHTHTMETGTEKGIVIEELNSDEEELEQEDRGQAPGDEKIYSRKYSGSSKEPSVEHPDDVGDERKSKNVTSQNEPNKAKGEQHQNRSYSFCKVTYGGVDGAYYTSTRTRRGGGDGMIVEETKEADKTTCQATHKISRGIHDKGHSVTRKLKSDGKVDTLQTLHNLNEDELAGFEDAWNCNVEGQLPGWKAGSGTHDFAGSSSSEHRGGTSWGSWLLPATKQAEKTRGAGAEDQARTSGGGIGKKVVRINIE
- the LOC107435682 gene encoding uncharacterized protein LOC107435682 isoform X3, producing MIICENLSRLTNTEMTKMMNHLVSSTDNMQREREREDDFFHSDEPLASFDGFGGFGSRSMFSSPFGGRDPFNDPFFSRPFGTASSHTHTMETGTEKGIVIEELNSDEEELEQEDRGQAPGDEKIYSRKYSGSSKEPSVEHPDDVGDAERKSKNVTSQNEPNKAKGEQHQNRSYSFCKVTYGGVDGAYYTSTRTRRGGGDGMIVEETKEADKTTCQATHKISRGIHDKGHSVTRKLKSDDELAGFEDAWNCNVEGQLPGWKAGSGTHDFAGSSSSEHRGGTSWGSWLLPATKQAEKTRGAGAEDQARTSGGGIGKKVVRINIE
- the LOC107435682 gene encoding uncharacterized protein LOC107435682 isoform X1 is translated as MIICENLSRLTNTEMTKMMNHLVSSTDNMQREREREDDFFHSDEPLASFDGFGGFGSRSMFSSPFGGRDPFNDPFFSRPFGTASSHTHTMETGTEKGIVIEELNSDEEELEQEDRGQAPGDEKIYSRKYSGSSKEPSVEHPDDVGDAERKSKNVTSQNEPNKAKGEQHQNRSYSFCKVTYGGVDGAYYTSTRTRRGGGDGMIVEETKEADKTTCQATHKISRGIHDKGHSVTRKLKSDGKVDTLQTLHNLNEDELAGFEDAWNCNVEGQLPGWKAGSGTHDFAGSSSSEHRGGTSWGSWLLPATKQAEKTRGAGAEDQARTSGGGIGKKVVRINIE
- the LOC107435682 gene encoding uncharacterized protein LOC107435682 isoform X4; the protein is MQREREREDDFFHSDEPLASFDGFGGFGSRSMFSSPFGGRDPFNDPFFSRPFGTASSHTHTMETGTEKGIVIEELNSDEEELEQEDRGQAPGDEKIYSRKYSGSSKEPSVEHPDDVGDAERKSKNVTSQNEPNKAKGEQHQNRSYSFCKVTYGGVDGAYYTSTRTRRGGGDGMIVEETKEADKTTCQATHKISRGIHDKGHSVTRKLKSDGKVDTLQTLHNLNEDELAGFEDAWNCNVEGQLPGWKAGSGTHDFAGSSSSEHRGGTSWGSWLLPATKQAEKTRGAGAEDQARTSGGGIGKKVVRINIE
- the LOC107435679 gene encoding uncharacterized protein LOC107435679 — protein: MAGWSAENATKAFLRALKMGKVGKEPDVGEFISAIAAGNNAQLMVMVCAGIAGSTTALALVAAAHQTGGRVVCILPRPDGLQASKIALGNYSNSVEFVTGEAKTLLLDDYKEADFVLIDCNIHHPKEVFQAAKKSSELDGGLVVGYNALHRESNWQSDHELKAHFLPIGEGLLVTRTGKRHGGGGNRRGHWVVKIDKCTGEEHVFRIRDPQKKWIEA